A stretch of DNA from Doryrhamphus excisus isolate RoL2022-K1 chromosome 6, RoL_Dexc_1.0, whole genome shotgun sequence:
ATGTTAATCTGAGAGGCGCGAACAATGACgtacaaatcaaatcaaactttatttgcaAGTAGGAACAAATAAGAACTGTGTAAGATTGAATAAGATATAACAAGAACGGCTAAAACAAAAATAGATGGACAGTACATAATCACATCTAAAAGCCCTATACTCATCACTTATCAACTGAGGGTTTTTAAATGAGATTTTAAAAACTGATAGCTCCGTGATAGACAGTAGCGCGGGTGCAAGGGCGTTCCAATGCTTGGGGGGCAAAGGCAGCAAAAGAGCAATTCCCCCCATTTTTTGTGCCACCGTAGCATCCCGCTggctgtgcatgcatgcattcatgaGCTAAATTTAGAATACATTATTATGTTACTTCCCTGAACACTGCTCGGCCAGAAGTGGGTTACTGTGCTGTGCTCTCCAGCGTGTGTGTATGCGCGGGTGGAATCACTACAAGATGTTGAGGCAATGCGTGACAAAGTGCATCACATACACattcagagtgtgtgtgtgtgtgtgtgtgtgtgtgtgtgtgtgcgtctgcgTGTGTGTTTACAAGGAAATACAGTGAGAGAGGGTATGTTTTATGGAGGTGAATGAAAGACACAGGCTCACAAATACGGAAGGATATTGCCCCCCCTTCTGGTCATTTTGACCATCACACTTTCAATGTTTGAAATAAAAGAAACAACAGTGTCTTATGACGATTATGATGCTAAGATTGTAATATGTCCTTTATCTTATATTTGGCTACATGAGACCGACAAAGTATAGCTTATAAATGGCACACAATAATAACCATACGGTATTGTTAAATGTATGTCTCTGTttgtgtcaataaaaaaattggTAAATTGGGTACTAATACTAATAGAATTCCTCATGAATGGAGGTGTATTGAACCATATTACTGCATGATGATTTTCCAGGGTAAATCAAAACATGCACAATCTCTGTACgtaatgatgcattttcaacaaacttttttttcttcattttcaggTTCTACATAGAGAGTATATCATACTTGAAGGACAATGCCACTATCGAGCTGTTTTTTCTCAATGCCAAGTCCATCATCTACAAGGTAAACCACCACGATGACTGTTGGGGATACACAGTTCAACTGACAAATAGTGTGCTGTTTTCATTCCAAATGAGTAGTTTCCCCTCTGGATAATTGACGAGATTAGATTTGTGAAGTCCTGATACATTCTATTAGGCTGACTTTAGCAAtagaaatcaaaacaaaaatagcagcGAATATGAATCAGCTGTTACCAACCATATTTAGTTGAGCAAGTAACGACTGATTTTTACCACTTATGGCCATCTGCTCTATGTGGCACAACAGATGCTGCTTATTGGAAGAACTGAGTGACGAGAAGGTTTTTGTTGCATCCAGAAGGGGGCACACATGACCCAAAATGATGTCTCAATTCCCTATGTATTGAGATTTATTTTCTAGCATGAATGAAACATCTGTGTTTTAATACTCACTCATAGCGAATATATTCTATTGATCATATTCCAAATGAGAAGAACAGTGATAAATGCCAATCAACAGATCCTACAACACATACATGTTAATTTAAGTTTTGCAGTGTTTGAAGGGGGGACACAATGGGTGTTACTCATTGTCTCGTGTTTCATCTCAGCTGTCTGATCTCACCAAACCAATTAAGAGGTAGATTGTCAGGAGAACATTCCTGGCATACTTGACCCACTATTCATTTCTCAACCACCCCTCCACCTTTTATATACATTCAATAATGTAAACCTCAGGGGAAAGAAACACTTATTGCTTGACCAATTTACCGATTTAAAGTTAAGtcatcctggaaaaaaaaaacaaatatgcaatCAGAAATAAGTTATGAATAATACATTTCCAGATCGTCCGTGTCTCCCCGTTACCACAAAATCCTCTCCCTCCCCAACCCATGCCCTAATCTCCTAGCTCCATCCACATGAGGAGGTCATGAAATCTGAGAAGGCAAAGAAGAACTAAACAGAGGAGCATTTGTCTGCAGATGAAAAAGCATTACCAACCAATCTTGGGGCAAGCTATGAACATCAGAGAACATCTCTACGGTCCACGCCCAATCTCGTCAATGAATCTCACACACAACTCACATTTTAGTCatcaaaaagtcacatttagcTCGTTActtcatcatgaaaaaaaaacgcgtCTCAACAAAATAATTCCGTCATTGTCACCATTGACGAAAACAACACTGGTGTTATTTCCTTCACCTGGTCCTCCATGTTTCTCCTACTCATGTTTCTCTTTTCTTATTGTAGGAGCTCATTGAAGTGGACAGCGAAGTTGTCTTTGAACTGGCTTCCTATATTCTCCAAGTAAGCTTTTAACCTCCCCACACACACTTGATCCAAGGAAGTAGCCACGAGTGTTTGATTGTAATTGACAGGGATCAAACTCTTATTATGTAATGCACTCATCCGTCTGTCAGTGATCGTGTAAAGATGCATCCAAGTTTAAGTCCTTAAAAGCCTCAACTGTCTGTTGGCTCCCATCTAAATTCTTGGCTTCCCTCAGCTTCTTCTAATGTAACCcagcagcagaagcagctgGGTGACGCTTTTAGTTCACAGACACTTTATGGCATATGTGagtggcttgtgtgtgtgtgtgcgcacaggTGCAAAGGTGTTTATCTTCTTCTTTAAGCTTTCAAGGATGATCATTCCGTGTTTCTCTGTGATTGCAGCAGGGAGTTTTTCATGTTTGCAGTCACTACTGCGTTTTATCATGGATGCTTTGTGCTCACCTATTCGTATATCTGCTTTGTTCCACAGGAGGCTAAAGGTGATTTCACCAGGTAAGATAACTTCCTTTGGCCGTCTTGTCGATTCGGTCACTGATTCACTGTGATGGCTTTTAATCAATAAACAAGTTAGACTCAGCTCACCCGCCACAAACAGTGATAGTCATTCCTTCGTCATTATAGCTTATTTAACATGTTAAAGAGTCCTGCTGCTCATATAGGTTAGATAAGAGAAATTAATTACGTGCATATGAAATTTTCAATCCATCAAAAAAAACAGCCGGTTTCCCATGTGGACTGGGCCTTGGACAATGTAGGTCATTCCTACACAGTCATTCGAGAAGGGGGGGACTTTTTGTTTACTAGTGATGCCCCACATGTGGCTTTCCGTGAAGTACGACCGACTGCAGCAGCCTCTACCTCTGACCTCGTTTCCTCAAACCAAATATCCTACACACTCGGCTCGGAATGTGACAAACTCTAGTGACATTCCTTTCACCCTCCTCCCTACTTTTTCCTTACCCCTCCACCCACATGCACCCTATAGACCCCTCCTCCTCAATGCTATATGCAACTTTTCCTAGTAACTCTACTCTGCTGGTTGTCAGCTTTCAATACAAGTACAATGGCACTATATGAAGCATATAGAATGTGAGTcgatattaaaattatatatataaaataatgctGTGCCACCTCTGTGAGGCAGTTACATTCACACGGTAAAGAACAGCCGTGTAGACATTTGCTGGGAGCTCTTTAAGGCCTGGCGCTCCCAGGGCTTTCCCCAATCCTCTGGGGCTTGGCAGATAGGCTCCTGGATATGAGCAAGCTTCCATGACCGCTTGCCAACAGCGATCTGAAAACGCCGTCTCGGACCAAATCTCTTTGGCTCCCTGCCTCCTTTactctttgtgtttttgttttttctcttccaTGTCTGCTCCTTTtgctttttaatttttctgtaataaGCTTCAAgatttttctttgtcttcctgTTACTTGATTCTTGCCTGTCTCCAACTGTCTCAGTTACTTGACTTAATGTAGTGCTTACAAATATTCAGTGTTACTGCTCTTTGAACCATCTTCTCAACCAAACAGTGATGTACTCGAGTTCTTAGCAGGCCTTGTGGTCTTTCTTTCCTAGTAATGATGCAACCAGGTCTGACCTGAAAAAGCTGCCTGCTCTGCCCACCCAGGCCCTCAAAGAGCACCCATCCCTGGCCTACTGGTGAGCGACTAACCACATCTCCTCATTGACCTCTCTTGTCATCTTTTTATCatatctttttttctctcacagTGAGGAGCGGGTCATTGAACACTACAAAAAGCTCAACGGGCAGTCCAGAGGGCAAGCCATTGTAAAGTGAGTGCTAGCGTGTCTCCACCACTTTTACCAGGATTACTACGTTCTGTAAAAGTCTCACACGTGTTGTCTGTCTCCTCCTCACAGCTACATGAGCATTGTGGAGTCCCTGCCCACATATGGAGTACATTACTATGCTGTAAAGGTACAGTTTTACTACTCTGCCTTCTTTTCTCCCCTGCTTTTCACCAcatatgttgtttttcattCTGGACTTGCAAGTAGGCAGTTTGGGACTTTGGGAGTCATAATGGTGCCCAAGGCTTTTTGCTGCCGTTACTTCTGATGATGTCAAACCATCCCCATGCTCATaagtgatgttttgttttgttttaggaTAAACAGGGAATCCCCTGGTGGCTGGGCCTGAGCTATAAAGGCATCTTTCAGTATGACCATCAGGACAAAGTTAAGCCCAGGAAGGTAAGATGACCCTCAGAGCCACAACTGTCCTTATCGGCAATAAAATGTAGATggtgagaaaaatgtttttatgctgAAAACTCCTGTGGCTGAGGGTGTTTATTATGTTCGTCTAATAGGGGTGAAGTGTTTACTCCaagtaggcctttttttgtgcGTCTGCATCTCTTTTTGTGGAAAATGTGGGCATCTATTGAGTGTTCGTTTGTTCAAATAGACTACACACCCTGCACCGAGTCACAGAGTGTATTACTCTTCTAAAACCAGACCCAAGTCAATGGGACAGCGTGGTTACATTTGTGTTGCTCTGTGTGCTgtgttgctattttttttttttttaaagaaaaagaagacaatTCAAGCCACAAACACTTGAATGGGCAAAGAAATCAGCATATGTCATGAATAatttcataaaacaaaacaatgcgACAGAATCATCACTGTTTGAAAAGTACCAATAGAGTGGCAAAACCAAAACCTGCTGAAACATCTAAACAAGCAGCTTCCTTGTACTCTTCCAGTAGCAAACATATGTACAATTTCATATTTACAGTAACCACTGAAATCTTGCTTTTACTGTGATGCCAATCCATGCAGACATCGTAGATGCAGAGAAGTGTTATTTTGCATATGTCTTTGTCTAGCAAGCCTCTCAAGCCCAGAGGCCACTGTTAGAAGAGTGATTTTATTGTGCTTTACCCCCTTCCTCATTTCAAATATGTTCCTTTGTTGGTAATCTCTTGGCCTTCCTGTGACTAAATAGCCACTATTCAGTTTTAATCCCTTAGAGAACACATGACCATGCTTGACAAATTCTAGTGTCTGGAGATGTTTAGCATCCTGTACTCTTTCCTGCCTCACCTTTTGCTCCTTGTGGTTTATGGGGCTTTGATTGCTGGCATTCAGCCTCATCTGACAGAGTGTTAATAGGTTTAACATAATGAACAGCCACCAGCACACTCTGAGGCCCATAAACATCCAAACACTCTCACAGGAACTGGACTGAGCAATGGACTTGCCATCCTGATGAATACTGTACATCCTGTCTACTGCCACTTTCCTGTTTGACTCTTAGTCTGACACAGTTGTCATCTAGGCAAGTCATTATTACTTTATGAACTAAGTAAGGTTGAAGTTGTAGTTTTAGGAAGTtacaattgtttttaaaaagttcaTTGTAGGTTAAATCAAAATTGACTTTCAGCATATCACTTGTTATAGCTTTacagaatgaataataacagttttccaagaaaatgtcaacaggaaacaggaaggagATGGGCTTTTAACCAGCAAAGGAGAGCAGAAGCAGTATAGAACATTTGTACCCTGGTGACTTGTCAAGCATtacagttaccatagcaactcCCAGTACGAGGCGCTGGTCTGTTAAGCATCAGCGCTGACCTCCACTCTACCCCCTTTTTCTCACATATATCGGGGTCTTCCAGTGAAACTAATTTTCCCATAGGAACTTATGTTAATCTAATTACTCAGATTGGGGGGGTCAAACTGTCATCATCATAACAATTTAATTCACTGTACAGCCAAGTACCGatttgtaaaaagaagttaacctcGCATCTATTGTAACAAttcaatgtattattttaataattattttaaaaattcttaaaaagaAATATGCTTTTTATTCAACAGCAACAAAATGTTAAAGAAACAGTCTTGTCAAAATGGATGTTTCATTGTAGTCTAAAGACTTTGACTCATACAGTGTAACCCCAGACTGACTAAATTCCATTGACCAAACTTTGGAATTAGTCAGAGAAAAGAAGCTGTGGGTGTGTGAAGTCTTTTCCCcaataaaatgtactaaaataggGAAAGAGCAGTTTCTATATTGGCCAGTCAATCCAACGCCAGTAACCACCAACTCACCCTGACATCACTTATTTGCTGATTCAGTTCGGCAAATACAGAATACTCACAAGCTATTTTGGGCCCAATTTACTGTCTTTTCCCACAGTTAAAATGAAGCCTGTTTTAAATTATCATTAATATGTTTACTAAGTGACTGTAGTTGTGCTGCATAATTGGCTCATGGTGGGTTTCATTACTTTTCTTTTTATGGTTAAGATCCTGTTGTTATTTGGGGATGTTTAAACTTTACTGCCTCAGCTTACCACAACCACACATAATACACACAGCACCTGAAGCTCACAATACAGGATATCCTTATTCATAATTAAGATAGACATGTCTTTCGAGTGGCTGacttaattacatttttctgcAGATCGAGTACCCACCCACTCGCTTGAGTAAAAAGACACATAACAGCCGGTtcctattatttttttccagatatgTCATCCCTCCAAAATGGTACCGTCCCATACAAACAACAGGAAGAGTGTATAGGCTTTGCCTTGACAACGGGTGGATGTGGTTTACACACCAGAACCTTCCGACCCACATGGACATAACATTGTCTTTCAGTTCTCAGGTCCATTTCTAGAAGTGAACAATCCTGCTGCCATGCTGCAGCCCAGGCTATTTAAAAACTATTCTTCTGGTAATCTCGGGAGAGCCCATTATACTAAAGAAAGGCCTTTATACTCTATCAGATCTGACCTTTTCAGCTCAAACAATACTATGCGTATGTCACACACGTGGGTCTGGGTTCAGGTTAGGAGCATAATTAGCGGTTGCAGTCTCtgcatgtgcatgtttgtgCCATTATGATTGCATTTCAGTGTTTAGAGGTTACAGGATTTATAGCATACATGTGCACAACTCTCAGCCTTCAAAGACTGGCTTTGGCCGACTTGTTAAGAACACATCTGTCAGCATGAACTGCAAACATCCCGTGCCTGAACACAATTATAAATGTCTCTTATCTCCATAACTATATGcagccaacacacacactatcTGCCCCACCTGCTATATTTAGCACCATGCTACATTAGAAGACTTCACACTCCATTGAGAGTGCACGCCACAGCAAGATTTGATAAGAGAGCACATGTTCCTTCTCCGAGGCATCCACACTCATGCacagcacacatacagtacgttAGGCTGTGTTTATGTCATCCTTATCACAATGTACCCTTACTCATTTTCCCATTTCCTctctgtctgtccgtccattGTTTTCCCAGGCTGTTAAAATTCCTGGACTGTgactttttcctccatttgcCTTCTTTTGCTGCCATATCCTGGCAACACTGGATCTTGAACATTGTTTACATCTTTTTTTAGCCTGACTTTTGTGCATTACTTGTTTGGGAAGTGTCAGCAGCAATGTACCAGTACAGCTtggcttctctctctctgtctgtttctctctctctctctctcgctccctctAACGAGAAACAGACTCAGatggtgtgtgtttatgtgtgtgctgAGCTCTGATCAAACAAAGCAAGGGTACTTCAATTGTAGGAGGGGTAGGGGGGCACAGAAAGCTTCATCACTCCTCCCCTGGACTcgctttgcacacacacacacacagacacacgcagTATTCCCAACCACAGGGCAGGAAGCACAGTCCCTAAGGGATGGAGGAGGGGTCAGACTTAAAGGCCCCCCCTCCTTCCAGTGAAGTTACTGGAGAAGAGGAAACTTTACACACTTTCACTCTGACAGGCCTACAGATGCTTTGGAAGTCAACATGCTCTACAAGGCCTTAATGCATATGCTGAAGAATACATCTTTGTAATAAAGCGGACGGATCTCCCGTGGACAGGACTATCCGCTCCTTACTGGTGCTCCAGCATCGTTTCCCTCCACTTTGTGAGCTTATTCCTTTTAATGCTCCTCATCTGCTCGAACTTGCAAAGAAAAGGATTTGTCTCAAAGCTCTGTGGATATATCGTGCggggtggggttttttttttttgacgagcTGTATTTTTGTTCTTCAAACCTCAGGTGTTCCAATGGCGTCAACTGGAAAACCTCTACTTCAGAGAGAAGAAGTTCTCTGTGGAAGTTCATGACCCCAGGAGGTAAATTTATGACACAAACCGGTCAATTTAATGCAATTTAACTGATTGAACATGCTGTTGGATTTTTTGGACAGGGATCATGTTTCTCATTTCCTCTAGCCTTTAATGTTCCTTATTATATAACAGTGCAATTCCGCCTTTTAGTGCTCTTTTATATAGGAATTCTGCTAAATTGTTAAATGAAAGCCATAACAGTAAATGCGGTTGTTGCAACTTtgtgcactttcacacagcaacatgcCATCCCACAATCAGATAATTAGATGTGTGATGACATTAATCTGTCATGTTCCTTTGTCTAAATGAACCTATGAGGCCCCAGAAGGAATTAAtaattcacacaaacacacatgtaaAAAAACTCTCAATTTTGGCCCCCAAATGGGCTCACATTTGTATGATGGGGCTGTTTTGCAGTAAAAGTGACttcaactgtatttatttaaccTGTCTCCATATGTGGAGTGTAACCGGGCAGGAAAAGCAGTCAGACAGGGTGAAACAGCGAGCAGCGGTGTTTTCTTTGAAAGGAGCTGTCATTAGTGTGAGCTGGTCATGAGTGTGTGTTTAAATAAGGATGAGCAAACAAGGCATCATCGTGTGTGGCTGTGCAGAAATAAGCACCAGCCTCCAATACGTGCCTTTCCTCTCCACTTTATTGCCGGTAAAGTGGTGCTCTAATAGTTGGAGAACTGGGAGTGTTTCTACTGTTGTAAATGCGTTTGCCATGCCTTTGTTGCATTCAGTGTGTATAAAGAGGCCTTGTGTCCGCTTCTACTGTAGGGCGTCTGTAACACGGAGGACGTTTGGTCATAGTGGCATCGCTGTACACACTTGGTATGCCTGTCCAGCCCTCATCAAGTCCATATGGGCCATGGCCATAAGCCAGCACCAGTTCTATCTGGACCGCAAGCAGAGCAAGGTCAGTCATCAAACCCTCCCCCTCGTATGTGTATACTAGACCACACACACCATTAGAAGTGATGGTTGAGATGCAAGCTCTTAATGACATCCTCTCGCTTCTGCGTGTGTGTCCAGTCAAAGATCCATGCAGCACGCAGTCTGAGTGAGATCGCCATCGACCTCACTGAAACCGGAACGCTGAAAACCTCCAAATTGGCCAACATGGGCAGCAAAGGCAAGATAATAAGCGGGAGCAGTGGCAGTCTACTCTCCTCAGGTCAGTATACAAATATTATCTGGGGTGTTAAAAAGCAAGAGACAGGAAGAGAGAAAGACTGATATGTGAGTGCATTTTTGTGTGGCAGTATTGGTGTAGGGCGTTGGTTGACAACTGGATGGATAAAAACAGCTGTTGACGCTGTCAATTGCGCATGCGGAATGTTCTCACAGACACTATATCCACATCACATCCTGTGCCTTTCTGTATGTGTAACTACCAGCTCTTCCTCGCCCTCCATGTAGCATCCTCCAGAGTCCCCGGCCTCTAAATTTAGGATTTGTGGGAATGAAAAGTTCAGGAGGTCAAAAGGCAGATTTTGAATGGCATTTTAAAACAATGTTGATGTATGCTATACAAGTtatgtgagtgacaggatgATTGGAGAGGACTGTAAAACCTCTTTAACCAGTTGGTTGAAAGTAATAATGGTTActattatgtatttaatttctTACCTTACATACAATGAGCAATGACGGGTTGCCTTCAAAGACGCCACATCATTTTAAGTAGAATACACgttttgagtgtattttctgggatttccaaaCATACTGAAATGCAATGGAAATTGTACTTCTGCAGTTACAAAGTGATTGATAAATAGTAGTTGCATTGCTGCACTGAgacttttgttctttttagttAACTATTTCAATTTAACCACCATTATGACCCCCAAGGTAGTGAGACAGACTCATTTGATGGCAGCGTGTAAAAGTTTAATGAGACATTTTAAGTCTCCATGTGGAGATATCAACACTGGTTGCATGGCCAGTCTAAGCTGCTGAAATGCAGCGTTGATGACTATGGATAAAGATGGTATCATTGAACATGTGGAAGGATCTGCGCCTATGAAACGGACAGGGATAACAACATACTGTAAGCAGTGGAGTGTTTTCATTATTGAGACTTATCGAGACTTCTAATAAGACTGTCACATCTTGTAAGACTAAATTCTACATTATCTGGCAGTTCTGAATTAAAgcaatatgtttttcttttcacaTGACAATTCTGCTACAACTTTCACAGCAGGTGAGTCTTGTGTTGTTCTTCCCTAAGGTCAATGTGAGAGCAACGGTGTGTGTACAGTTTGTCTTTAATTTAAAGGAGTGTTCCAAACAAGACTGGCACCAACTCAGAGCCTCTGGGATTGTGCGTCACCAACTTTGTCCTCCACCGCTCCCCCTTTCCTTGAAACAAACAGCTTTGTTATCAAAATGTTCCATTCACTTCCCTATAAACATCCTGCAAGGCTTGTGCAGGTGCATGAACAATCTgcccttctttttttccttagcaGCCTGCCTCCAAAAGGCCAAGACCCCCACAACTGCAAACACTAACATGCCTCTGACTTCTGCTCTGACTTCTGTGCCCTTTACTCCCTGCAGGCTCTCAGGAATCAGACAGCTCCCAAACAGCCAAGAAGGATATGCTGGCAGCACTGAGGGCCCGGCAGGAAGCTCTGGAGGAAACACTGCGGCAACGGCTAGAAGAACTCAAGAGCATCTGCATCAGAGAAGCTGTATGAGAAAACACAAGATAGAAATTCAACCATGTCACTTTTTAAGATATTGTTATCTAACCTGTCGTTTCATTTGCAGGAACTGACAGGAAAGCTTCCTAAGGAATATCCTCTAGATCCGGGAGAGGAACCTCCTACAGTGAGGCGGAAGATCGGTACCGCCTTCAAGCTGGATGAGCAGAAAATTCTTCGTAAGGGAGAGGTGAAGCTCAAGCTCatttaattaaacattaaaagtaatgttaagcTGATCCATCCCATTGAGTGAGCAACCAAATGAAGCATGATGAACCTAGTTGTGCCACATCTGTCTTCTACCACATGTTATGTGCCATGGTTACATTTTATTCTGAGCAGCGGCACTTCTAAAAATAGTCTGGCAGGGTTCTCTCTGCAGGAAGTAGTTGTTTTTGTACGCTTTTGTATATGCATGGGTTTCTGTATGCTTTGAAAATAATCCAGGGACTCTTATCACAAACCTGACCGACCAGCCAGCATAAAATGATAATGTTAGTAAGAGAGATTCCTTAAGACTGAGGTAGTCCACTCAGATGTCAGTGCAACTCTAAAAGTCATCGGTatgaacacatacaacacaaggCCAACTGTAAATATGTAGTACTGTGAGGAAATCACAGTATGCCCCCTTATCAATGAATACTTCTAAATATACTTGAACCAGGATTGAAATGTTTTCACTTGGTGATCCCAGCTTGACAAATCCCAGAGTAAGTCTTGAGAAAGAGGGGGTTTACGTATATGGACACACGTATGTTATTATTGGAGGGATGGAGTGTTTCTATAGAGACTATTCCTTGGTGAGAAAATCTACTGCAACAAAGATAcattgtttctgtaatgtgctTTCTCTGGCAATCTGTGTGCATACGTATGTGTGTCCACCCAAATAGAAAACATAGGAGACTTACAGTGTCTGCAAAGTAATCCTTGTTGTTTTTGGACTGCACGTCTGTAACTTGATAAAGCGAGTTCTCTATGATTGTGTTGTTGTCGAGACTGTTTGCTCATATTTGCATACGTTTGTTTGTCCTAGGAAGAGGAGCTAGAGCGTTTGGAGCGGGAATTTGCCATTCAGTCCCAGATTACTGAAGCAGCCAGGCGGCTTGCCAGTGATCCTCACGTGAGCAGCAAGAAGCTGAAGAAGCAGAGGAAGACGTCCTATCTGAACGCACTGAAGAAACTTCAGGAAATTGAGAACTCTATCAATGAATACCGGGTTCGCTCTGGCAAAAAGCCAACGCAGAGGGCATCGCTTATAATAGAAGGTAACCAGTATGCATATATCAGTGACTTGAATAGATACCATAGATACCTCAAGCCACCCTAGTACCATGAGCTGCAAATGATGTTTTTACCACAATACAATGCATGCAGAgaagacatggcatctgtaaagctgtttAAAGTTTATGGTCGGGTTTATATAgtaattgtttttgtatttaatgtagCATTCTGGAGCAGAAGctacaaaatatttcaactttggcTCAGAAGAATTAAGAGATTGCAAGGAATAGATTTAGCCTTGATTAATTCCAACCCAGTATTGTCCTACCGGTATTTTATGCAGTTGAGACAAATGATTAACCCCAGGCCAATTAATGAGagaatgtttttgtttcaatgcACTGTGCTGTTAATCTTTTGCTTTAAGTTTAAGTCGTACAATCATCACAACTTCTAATGACATTGCCATTTGACATTGTtccaatgtatttatgtatttttaacccCACTTTTATTTCTGTAGAGGCCAACATTGGCTCAGAAGACAGTTCACTGTCTGACGCTTTGGTCCTGGATGATGATGATCCTCAAGTTACCGGTACCCCCAACTTCTCCCCAATTGCATCACCCCACAAAGGCCTTCCTCCACGGCCGCCATCTCACAGTCGTCCCCCACCGCCACAGTCCCTGGATGGGCTGCGGCACCTGCACTACGCACGCACAGATTACGATAAATCGCCAATTAAACCTAAAATGTGGAGCGAATCGTCATTGGATGAGCCTTATGAAAAAGTCAAGAAGCGCTCCTCTCACTCCAGGTACGACTCTGTTTACTAGTGTATGTATTTTGTTAAATGCAGACCAAGACACTCCCCATAAGGAGGtgtaaaaaattttttgttttgttttttgggctgATTGTTCAGTCACAGACGATTTCCAAGCTCTGGCAGCACAGAAGCAGGAGGTAGTAACTCTCTGCAGAGCAGCCCCATCAGGAGCCTCCCTCAATGGAACTCTCAGTCCAGTATGCCGTCCACCCCGGACTTAAGAACCAGGACACCACACTATGTACATTCCACTAGGTTAGTCCTCTTACTCAGGTGATGGAACCTTTGTCAAAAGCTGTCTTTCTGCACTTTAGATCTTTGTATCAATTGTATTTCTGGATTCTCCAGGTCAGTGGACATCAGTC
This window harbors:
- the frmd4a gene encoding FERM domain-containing protein 4A isoform X7, with the protein product MLVQGAVTPGRTRRLMLKLPVGTLRRNSGERMTEGRRCQVHLLDDRKLELLVQPKLMAKDLLDLVASHFNLKEKEYFGIAYTDETGHFSWLQLDRRVLEHEFPKKSGPIVLYFCVRFYIESISYLKDNATIELFFLNAKSIIYKELIEVDSEVVFELASYILQEAKGDFTSNDATRSDLKKLPALPTQALKEHPSLAYCEERVIEHYKKLNGQSRGQAIVNYMSIVESLPTYGVHYYAVKDKQGIPWWLGLSYKGIFQYDHQDKVKPRKVFQWRQLENLYFREKKFSVEVHDPRSRASVTRRTFGHSGIAVHTWYACPALIKSIWAMAISQHQFYLDRKQSKSKIHAARSLSEIAIDLTETGTLKTSKLANMGSKGKIISGSSGSLLSSGSQESDSSQTAKKDMLAALRARQEALEETLRQRLEELKSICIREAELTGKLPKEYPLDPGEEPPTVRRKIGTAFKLDEQKILRKGEEEELERLEREFAIQSQITEAARRLASDPHVSSKKLKKQRKTSYLNALKKLQEIENSINEYRVRSGKKPTQRASLIIEEANIGSEDSSLSDALVLDDDDPQVTGTPNFSPIASPHKGLPPRPPSHSRPPPPQSLDGLRHLHYARTDYDKSPIKPKMWSESSLDEPYEKVKKRSSHSSHRRFPSSGSTEAGGSNSLQSSPIRSLPQWNSQSSMPSTPDLRTRTPHYVHSTRSVDISPTRLHSLAQHFRNRSSSLESQGKLLTSNTDTHPHALGTLGSPDFFLGPGRSSNGSDPLDDCSSCTSQSSSEHFYPSGGPLAPSTNPNYSTLGEDSPSKARQRQRQRHRSAGHLGSSNSGSMPNLAAKNGSVGGSGGGGVGGGHHGVYLHSQSQPSSQYRIKEYPLYVEGSPNPVVVRSLESDQEGHYSVKAQFKTSSSYTAGGLYKEAWGGEEGGEGSGRLTPSRSQIVRTPSLGREGSGGGGGRAAVSEELRCWYQRSSGSLKERNHSHSGSTSSETGSQQGTLGHGRVSRVGTLAKGSPVVSPHSQRSMTPSSEQAATPTPPCSPQHILNWQSGSFSDSCFLSSPSCSELADVQWYRRDKAKPGTLV
- the frmd4a gene encoding FERM domain-containing protein 4A isoform X1, which encodes MSSELKVDSIGACSFLFAMHSVSCCGSQSSVVLDVLWIMRTVGFDEGCWGNTSDCLGMLQLKMTEGRRCQVHLLDDRKLELLVQPKLMAKDLLDLVASHFNLKEKEYFGIAYTDETGHFSWLQLDRRVLEHEFPKKSGPIVLYFCVRFYIESISYLKDNATIELFFLNAKSIIYKELIEVDSEVVFELASYILQEAKGDFTSNDATRSDLKKLPALPTQALKEHPSLAYCEERVIEHYKKLNGQSRGQAIVNYMSIVESLPTYGVHYYAVKDKQGIPWWLGLSYKGIFQYDHQDKVKPRKVFQWRQLENLYFREKKFSVEVHDPRSRASVTRRTFGHSGIAVHTWYACPALIKSIWAMAISQHQFYLDRKQSKSKIHAARSLSEIAIDLTETGTLKTSKLANMGSKGKIISGSSGSLLSSGSQESDSSQTAKKDMLAALRARQEALEETLRQRLEELKSICIREAELTGKLPKEYPLDPGEEPPTVRRKIGTAFKLDEQKILRKGEEEELERLEREFAIQSQITEAARRLASDPHVSSKKLKKQRKTSYLNALKKLQEIENSINEYRVRSGKKPTQRASLIIEEANIGSEDSSLSDALVLDDDDPQVTGTPNFSPIASPHKGLPPRPPSHSRPPPPQSLDGLRHLHYARTDYDKSPIKPKMWSESSLDEPYEKVKKRSSHSSHRRFPSSGSTEAGGSNSLQSSPIRSLPQWNSQSSMPSTPDLRTRTPHYVHSTRSVDISPTRLHSLAQHFRNRSSSLESQGKLLTSNTDTHPHALGTLGSPDFFLGPGRSSNGSDPLDDCSSCTSQSSSEHFYPSGGPLAPSTNPNYSTLGEDSPSKARQRQRQRHRSAGHLGSSNSGSMPNLAAKNGSVGGSGGGGVGGGHHGVYLHSQSQPSSQYRIKEYPLYVEGSPNPVVVRSLESDQEGHYSVKAQFKTSSSYTAGGLYKEAWGGEEGGEGSGRLTPSRSQIVRTPSLGREGSGGGGGRAAVSEELRCWYQRSSGSLKERNHSHSGSTSSETGSQQGTLGHGRVSRVGTLAKGSPVVSPHSQRSMTPSSEQAATPTPPCSPQHILNWQSGSFSDSCFLSSPSCSELADVQWYRRDKAKPGTLV